A region from the Rufibacter sp. DG15C genome encodes:
- a CDS encoding ABC-F family ATP-binding cassette domain-containing protein: MNYLSADSISKSFGDRWLFQNLTFGINRGQRIALIGANGAGKTTLLKILAGTMPTDNGTVSVRRGIRVGYLWQQPEFPAGASVQEAIFSGQTAVLDAIRDYEACLEDPNTSDDRMQKVMERMEELHAWEYEVRTKQILGKLGIQNLDVLVDHLSGGQKKRVAMARVLIEEPDLLILDEPTNHLDLETIEWFENLLTTEQTTLLMVTHDRYFLDQVANEIAELDRGQVYNYKGNYSYYVEKKAEQEEANSAEMGKAKQLLKKELDWMRKQPRARGTKSKSRVDAFYDLKDKTSQKDTRTSLELSVKSTRQGNQILEIDHLSKRFGEKVVLDDFSYVFRKKDRVGIVGPNGAGKTTFLNMLTGKMAPDSGQIIPGQTTVFGYYTQTELTFNEDQRVIDVVKEVAEVVETGNGEVITASQFLQHFQFPPAQQYTFVRKLSGGEKRRLQLLRVLIKNPNFLILDEPTNDLDIQTLNILEDFLLQFGGSLLIVSHDRYFMDRLVEHLFVFEENGHLRDFPGNYTDYREWAKEREALKANEPESKPAPKPEPVAEPVKATPVATVADATPKRKASFKEKQEYEQLEKEIDQLESEKETIVSEMNSGSASHTRLAEIAKRVKEITDLVEAKTERWLELAEFI, encoded by the coding sequence ATGAATTACCTATCAGCAGACTCAATCTCTAAAAGCTTCGGGGACCGGTGGCTTTTCCAGAACCTGACCTTTGGCATTAACCGCGGACAGCGCATTGCCTTGATTGGGGCCAATGGAGCCGGTAAAACCACGCTTCTTAAAATATTAGCGGGCACTATGCCCACAGACAATGGCACCGTAAGCGTGCGCCGCGGCATACGGGTGGGTTACCTTTGGCAACAACCAGAATTTCCGGCAGGCGCCAGTGTGCAAGAGGCCATCTTCTCTGGTCAAACCGCCGTATTAGACGCCATTAGAGACTATGAGGCCTGTTTAGAAGACCCTAACACCTCTGATGACCGTATGCAGAAGGTGATGGAGCGCATGGAAGAACTGCACGCTTGGGAATACGAAGTGCGTACCAAGCAGATTCTGGGCAAACTGGGCATTCAGAACCTGGACGTGCTGGTGGATCATTTATCTGGCGGTCAGAAAAAGCGTGTGGCCATGGCCCGCGTCTTAATTGAAGAGCCTGATTTGTTGATTCTGGATGAGCCAACCAACCACTTGGATCTGGAGACGATTGAATGGTTTGAGAACCTGCTCACTACAGAGCAAACTACACTCTTGATGGTGACTCACGACCGGTATTTCCTGGACCAGGTGGCCAATGAGATAGCCGAGTTGGACCGCGGTCAGGTATACAACTACAAAGGCAACTACAGCTACTACGTAGAAAAGAAGGCCGAGCAAGAGGAAGCCAACTCCGCGGAGATGGGCAAGGCCAAGCAACTCCTGAAGAAAGAACTGGACTGGATGCGCAAGCAACCACGTGCCCGCGGCACCAAGTCCAAGTCCAGGGTAGATGCGTTTTATGATCTTAAAGACAAAACCTCCCAGAAAGACACCCGCACGTCTTTGGAGCTTTCTGTGAAGAGCACGCGCCAGGGCAACCAGATTCTAGAGATTGACCACTTGAGCAAGCGCTTCGGGGAGAAGGTGGTGTTGGATGACTTCAGCTATGTGTTTAGAAAGAAGGACCGCGTAGGCATTGTAGGCCCGAACGGTGCCGGCAAGACCACCTTTCTGAACATGCTCACGGGCAAAATGGCGCCAGACAGCGGCCAGATTATTCCTGGCCAGACCACGGTTTTTGGCTATTACACCCAGACAGAGCTCACCTTCAATGAAGACCAACGCGTAATTGACGTGGTCAAAGAAGTGGCCGAAGTGGTGGAAACGGGCAACGGCGAAGTCATCACGGCCAGCCAGTTCTTACAGCACTTCCAGTTCCCTCCGGCCCAGCAGTACACGTTTGTACGCAAATTGAGCGGTGGCGAGAAACGCAGGTTGCAACTCTTGCGTGTGCTTATCAAGAACCCTAACTTCCTGATCCTGGATGAGCCTACCAATGACCTGGACATTCAAACACTTAATATCTTAGAGGACTTCTTGTTACAATTTGGCGGTTCTTTGCTGATTGTATCGCATGATAGATACTTCATGGACCGCTTGGTGGAGCACTTGTTCGTGTTTGAGGAGAACGGCCACCTGCGTGACTTCCCGGGTAACTATACTGACTACCGTGAGTGGGCCAAAGAGCGCGAAGCCTTGAAAGCTAACGAACCAGAAAGCAAACCCGCTCCCAAGCCTGAGCCTGTAGCAGAACCAGTGAAAGCTACACCAGTAGCTACAGTGGCAGATGCTACTCCCAAGCGCAAAGCCTCTTTCAAAGAAAAGCAGGAATACGAGCAACTGGAGAAAGAAATTGACCAACTGGAGTCTGAGAAAGAAACCATTGTCAGTGAAATGAACAGCGGTTCCGCAAGCCATACCCGCCTAGCGGAGATTGCCAAACGCGTCAAGGAAATCACGGATTTGGTGGAGGCCAAGACTGAGCGTTGGCTGGAATTAGCTGAGTTCATTTAA